A window of Notolabrus celidotus isolate fNotCel1 chromosome 11, fNotCel1.pri, whole genome shotgun sequence contains these coding sequences:
- the aurkaip1 gene encoding aurora kinase A-interacting protein — MFTSKVAPCLNLLRRATCSLQVHGESLNKCVQWAAPHYCSSLTQKQRNYSTAADNTPPPRWVQLEPELEEALVPRKMSVSPLESWLSLRYSLPPALESAPPQEDVGLVEEKVLPPISAPVLEEGEGSVTPLSCKNVLEIRRRKMNRHKYRKLQKRTKFLRRRVMESRGRRKQRRFEEDLKRIWRKAGLKKAPDGWNTPKIFLKQHGNKRD; from the exons ATGTTTACCTCAAAGGTCGCCCCTTGTTTAAATCTATTACGCAGAGCAACAT GTTCACTTCAAGTCCATGGAGAGAGTTTGAATAAATGTGTACAATGGGCTGCTCCACATTACTGCTCATCactaacacagaaacagaggaactatTCAACAGCAGCTGATAACACGCCTCCTCCTCGATGGGTCCAGCTTGAGCCTGAACTGGAAGAGGCCCTTGTGCCGCGTAAGATGTCAGTAAGTCCTCTGGAGAGCTGGCTCTCACTCCGTTACTCTCTTCCTCCTGCGCTGGAATCGGCTCCACCTCAGGAGGATGTCGGGCTTGTGGAAGAGAAAGTGCTGCCACCCATCTCTGCCCCTGTGttagaggagggggagggttcAGTGACGCCCCTTAGTTGTAAGAATGTTCTGGAAATCCGACGGCGGAAGATGAACCGGCATAAATACAGAAAGCtccaaaaaaggacaaaattcTTGCGGAGGAGAGTGATGGAgagcagggggaggaggaagcag agacGGTTTGAGGAGGACTTAAAGAGGATTTGGAGGAAAGCTGGACTGAAGAAGGCTCCAGATGGATGGAATACACCTAAGATCTTCCTGAAGCAGCATGGAAACAAAAGGGACTGA
- the LOC117822156 gene encoding matrix remodeling-associated protein 8-like, whose product MMQLNLTLLHVLAVLFLSGAWAQSGGSSRLGVVVEAKNITLPAGSKAVLPCHSPRMVWTQDRLKDRQRVVHWDVVHSSPEYSVERVLDMSPGARLRVYNGFNKGRVAIPDSAFNDGNFSLIINNVVTTDRGVYTCNLHHHYCQIHQSIQIQLNVTKSARKEKRYWDGEKTVFVVLLGRSVVLPCVNRRPLWREGLQEDQQQVAHWDFQPPGVRPDRANRLVDLYASGERRDYGPLFAQMKMSVEEDAFTLGDFSLSISELKPVDKGLYSCNLHHHYCGLSERRIFRLVVGPPIPSAPTKAPKIPQKDHPEPRIEEPESPRVVNVILPEHRGYFMQHLGYFLATFLLLAFIVVAVIVLTRRRKKRGLEYELRGTDRGSRISRDEVSLECTELRACNQAPLNSEPVCLQPSDYKNNLLKERDMAKDCNNDFDGKLWK is encoded by the exons ATGATGCAGCTCAACTTGACTCTTCTTCACG TTCTTGCTGTGCTCTTCCTGTCAGGAG CATGGGCTCAGagcggcggcagcagcaggCTCGGTGTGGTGGTGGAGGCCAAAAACATCACCCTCCCTGCAGGCTCTAAGGCCGTCCTGCCGTGCCACAGCCCCCGCATGGTGTGGACCCAGGACAGACTGAAGGACCGACAGAGGGTGGTGCACTGGGACGTGGTCCACAGCAGCCCTGAATATTCTGTGGAGCGAGTCCTGGACATGTCCCCTGGAGCACGACTGAGGGTCTACAACGGCTTCAACAAGGGACGCGTCGCCATCCCTGACTCTGCTTTCAACGACGGCAACTTCTCCCTCATCATCAACA ATGTGGTCACAACAGACAGAGGAGTTTATACCTGTAACTTGCACCACCACTACTGTCAGATCCACCAGTCCATTCAAATCCAGCTCAATGTCACTAAATCAG CTCGGAAAGAGAAGCGATACTGGGATGGAGAGAAGACGGTCTTCGTCGTCTTGCTGGGCAGGTCAGTTGTGCTGCCCTGTGTTAAccggcgccccctgtggagggAGGGTCTCCAGGAGGACCAGCAGCAGGTGGCTCATTGGGATTTCCAGCCCCCGGGAGTGCGTCCTGACAGGGCCAACCGCCTGGTGGACCTGTACGCCTCTGGAGAGCGCCGGGATTATGGACCTCTCTTCGCTCAGATGAAGATGAGTGTGGAGGAGGATGCTTTCACTTTAGGGGACTTCTCACTCTCTATTTCTGAGCTGAAGCCTGTCGACAAAGGCCTGTACTCCTGCAATCTTCATCATCACTACTGCGGTCTGAGCGAGAGACGCATCTTCAGGCTTGTGGTTGGACCTCCAATTCCATCTGCACCCACTAAAGCACCCAAAATTCCCCAGAAAGATCATCCAGAGCCAA GGATTGAAGAGCCAGAGAGTCCTCGTGTGGTGAATGTCATCCTCCCTGAGCATAGAGGTTATTTCATGCAGCATCTGGGCTACTTCCTGGCAACTTTCTTACTGCTGGCGTTCATTGTTGTCGCTGTCATCGTGCTGACTCGACGACGCAAAAAGAGAG GGCTGGAGTATGAGCTGCGTGGAACTGATCG GGGAAGCAGGATCAGTAGGGATGAAGTATCTTTAGAGTGCACAGAGCTTAGGGCCTGTAACCAAGCACCTCTGAATTCAG AACCTGTATGTCTTCAACCTTCAGACTACAAAAACAACCtgctgaaagagagagatatggCCAAAGACTGCAATAACG